The DNA segment AGTCGAATTGGCAAAGGAGTCTAAGATGAAAAGTTTTAGCCTTGATAGTAAGAATGAGGTCTACACGGTTGAGATCGGTAACGTGGACGAGGTTATCGATATCATTCGAGAAGCCGCTTAGTGGGGCCGCTTAAATGGGAAAAACCTGTGGAGCGATGACGCGCTTAAAAAGAGTAAGTTGCTTGAATACTACCGCGAGGATGAGTTCTACTTGTTAAAAAACAAAACCGAAAGCGTTGCCGCGATGATACTGCAGTGGCAGGACACGATCTTTTGGCCCGAAGCCAAACCAGCAGAATCCGGCTACCTGCATAAACTTTGTGTCAGAAGGGACTATGCGAAAACAGGACTCTCAACAATGATGATTGAAGTGGCGCAGATGGAATGTGCCAAGAAAAACGTGATGAAGCTGAGGCTCGATACAGGGTGGCAGAACACCGCTCTGAGAAACCTTTATGAAAAAAACGGCTTTATTCTCTATGACCAGTTTGTCTTAGACGGTCGGCATGAGTTTGCCAGATACGAGAAGCGGCTAGAGGAAAACGTGATGATAAAAAAGTGCACGATAAACGAGCTGGATGAAGCGGTTGAGTTCGCGTTTTCGAAAAATCAATGGGTAGAGGAAAGGTGCAGGCCCTTTTTAGTAAATGAGCCTGTAGAGAACATCTATGCTGATTTTAAAAAATATGTAGAGACAGAATTTTACGATGTCTTGCTGCAATATGACAAAGATAAGCTAGTGGGAGTAACGGCCATTTTCTGGTTGGTGGAAGACAACTACGTTTCGATCAATCGGGGGATCTTTGCCGCCAAGGACTATTCAGTGGTCGCCAAGCGCTATCTAGACTACATACAATCAAATTTCAAAGGTTATAAGTATTACATAAATACGGCTAAGGAGCATCAGAAGTCGATCGACTTTTACCATGCTCAGGGCTTTGAACTATTAGAGGATGCGGTTCTTTATAAGCTGGACGATTTTAGTGGCGTAAGTCTTATCAGCGGTATGGAAGAGCTGAATACCAGTAATCAGGATGAGATATACACCTACCTGGAGCCTGGAATAACAGAAGACACCTACTGGAACATAGAACGTTTAAAGCAGCAACCAGAAATGTTTATCATCATCGGCTTCTTTTTTGATGGGCTTAAAGGTGTCATCCAGGCACGAAAGTATAAAAACATTTCAGTTGAAATCGTCGGACTCGAAGCTGAAGAGACCCAAGTAAAAAAGGATCTCATGAACGCGCTGGCAAAGACATGCAAAGACAGAGGGTTCAAGTTGATCCAATTGTATACAGAACGACAAGAAGAAGTACAACTTGGCAAAGAACTAGGCTACACCTACTTCGATTCCAACGTCTGCTTCTTAAAAAAACTATAGCCCAATCAATCCATCGTACGGGTTGGCTTTATGTCTACCCTCTCCTTATCTCGCAAGTAAAAGATTTGATAATAAGTGATGCAAAACATCACACCATATGGCTTTAAGCGGTTGGAATCGTGGATTTTAAACCTGATAACCACACCTTGTTGGATTTCATACAATTTATTAGTCAAAAGGGACATCTTGATGAATATTGCAATTGATAGGTATAAGTAGAGGAGAAGAGTATGAAAACTATTGAATCAGAAAGACTTATTTTAAGAGAATGGAGTTTGTCGGATGTGGACGATATGTATGAATATGCTGCTAACAGCCTAGTCGGTCCGAATGCAGGCTGGAAACCCCATAAGGATAAAGAGGTAAGTAAAACAATTATTGAAATGTTTATTCAAAGTAAAGAAGTTTACGCCATTGTGTTAAAAACTACAGGAAAAGTAATCGGTGGAATCGGACTACATAAGCGTACTCCAGATTTGATTCTTGTTGATCTAAATCAAAGAGAAATCGGTTATGTATTGAATCCTGCTTACTGGGGTAGAGGATTAATTCCTGAAGCCGTGAACACCTTAATCGAGTTTGGTTTTAAGGAGCTGAAGTTGGATTTGATCTGGTGCGGACATTACAAAGAAAACTTGAAATCAAAAAGAGTTAACGAGAAATGTGGATTCAACTATCAGTTTAAGCGAGTTGAAGAGATAAAGCTATTAGGTGAAGAACGGGAAGTACATTATTATAACATCATGAGATCGAATTACAGCAGGTGTTAAATAATGGAAAACGTGTCGCTCTCGGTATCGACTTCCCTCTGACACACGTTTGGGATTTAATGTAATTTAAATCGGTGGGAATTTACCTCGTGGTATCGACTGTCTTTTGATTATGAGAGTAAATCGACGAGTTTTCAAATGAACTAACAGCTATTTCAGTCTTTTCAAATGATGTCTTGCAATGTATTATTGTTGTGTGTACCTTTCTTGTCTGGCAGTGCTTTTTGGACATTTACGATTATGCTAGACAAAGTGTGCATTATTCATTCGAGTGGCGGTGTTCGACAAATGGTGAAAAGGTGGTTTGAAGATGAATGTAGTTGAAAAATATCGTAGTTATTGAGAATTAAATAAACAAAGTCATCGTAAAATAATTGAGGAATTTCTCGATAAAGAGGTTATTTTGAGAGCAGCAGAATTGCTTGAGGTTTTGGAGAATGATACCATCGTTTTTAACAATAATACTGATATTGATTACCTTATGGATTTTGCTATCTACGAGAAATGGAATGATGGCAAGAGTCAATTATTAAAGTTTATCGAAAAATATGATAATGAATTACATGAAGAAGAAAGAATAGTTATCGCAGCTATGAAAGACGCTGAAACTTCACTTTTTGAGGTTGTTGACTTTGATAGAGAGCAGAAAACTGTTTGCGTGAAAGATCTTTTTAATGATGAGAAGAGGATTGAGTTCATAGATATTGGATTAAGTAGTTCGATAGATATAGGAACGCTATTATTTACTCGTTTGATAAAATTTGATTCATTTAATATGACATCAGGAACATGCTTTACATTTTTAGGTGATCATAAGCATTTCATAATTAGGAAGAGCAAGAAATTGATGAAGAAAATGAACAGTGGAGATTTATCTGCAGATAGATTTATAACTTTCTTTAAGCTGAATGAAACTGATGGTATCCCTATTTTGTTTAAAGAAGTGAATTAGATTGATTCTATATTTCGTAATTAGATAGCAGTCACCCGTATACTCTGCACTTTAATTGTGAGTTGGGGTGACTTTTTATTCGTGTTGAGAACGCAATGAAGTGTTCGCCAAAGAAAGAAAATCAAACAATGTGGACCTGTGTTAAGGATGGCTCTCGGTATCAACTTCCCTCTGACAAGCATTTGGTGATAAATGTAAAGAGAGTTTTCCTTAACAATTGACGGTTCAGTCTTTTCGTTTCATGATAACATACCATAAGATGTCTAGGTTCATGGTCTTATCATTATTGTTACTTGTCATCTGCTCAAAGCTGATGATTTTGAAATGATCTTCGAGTATGCTCGTCAGTTTCTCTTTTGAGTAACCTAAGCCACCGCTCATGCTATTGTTTCGATAGACGTCATAATCGGATAGGTTCGCTCCAACCATAAGGTTAAAGCAGTTCAGCGCAAATAGGCCATCTGCAGGCAGTAAGGATGCTATCTTTGCTAGGTATTCGGGTCTTCGATGGGGCTTGATATGGTGCAAGCAGCCGCTGTCGTAAATAAAGTCGTAGTGAGTCACAGGCGGCTTAAAGTCAAAAAAAGAAACAGTTTCAAATTCTGCCTTTGTCGGGTCATTCTTATCGTTCTTTTCGCTTGCCCACTGAATGGATTCTTTTGAAATATCGATTCCTGTTACCTTGATTTTATGACTTTTAAGGTAGAGGGAGTTTCTTCCGTTGCCGCAACCGATATCTAGGGCGCTTTTCGGCTTTTCATCCAAGGAGTCGATAAGCTTCACCAGGTTGTCGTCTGGACAATCCTTAAAAAATGGAACCTTCCTGTTTCGATTTTTATAAAAATCATCCCACCACTGTTGTTCCCTTTCCTCTAAGAGTTCATCCAACATCGTTAAAACATCATGATTTTCACGTATGATTTTTTCGCTTTCCATGCCCAAATACCATCCTTCTTTTTTTTTTTGCCACCCCTATATTATACAAAATTATACTGTGCTTGTGCTACTTAGAAGGTGGTAAAATATGCATTCTTTGCTGATTTTGTAATCGGTTGAAGTACTTCTATTACATTTATCTTAAATAGCACAATGAGGTGCTTTTTTTTAGTAGAATAGTAGGAGTAAGGGCTTGATGTGTATTGTTATTTGGTAGAGAATTTGATGAGGAGAAACATGGATAAGAAAAGCATACAGGTTCAGTCCTACAAACATGACGGTAAATTGCACTATGAATGGGGATCGAATATATATAAAGAAGATCATGAGAAAGTAATCTTGATAGGTCTGCCAGGCAGAGTGCTCAATCATCATACTAAGGGACGCGATTTCATCTTAAACAGCGTTTGCGTCGAGGTCTTTTACTTTAAGGAGTATTTTAACTGTTTTTTCAACCTGAATGAGGAAGGCGGACTCGAGTACTACGTCAACATAGGACTGCCTATAGAATATGAAAATAAAATCATAACCTATATCGACTTGGATGTCGACTTGGAAAAAAGTGCTGACGGCAGCTGGAAAGTAGTTGATGAGGATGAATTTCTTGTGAATCAGAGGCTATATGGTTATAGCGATGAGTTGGTCAAAAAGGTTGAATCGACTAGAGATGAATTGCTCAGAAGGATTGAATGTTCTGAGTACCCTTTTGACGGTACCTATGAAAAGATGTTGATCAATTATTGTGAAAAGGAATTAGACAATAGCATGTGTCAGATGGTATCGACTTCCCAGCGACACGCGTTTGGTATTAAATGGAATTTATTTTAACGGAGGAGCATATGCTTAATTTAGGTTCAACTTATCTTATTGTGAAGGACATGGAACAATCAATCGCGTTTTATGAAGCCTTGCTGCAAATGAAGGCGTCTGTGCTGAGATACGACCGATGGACAGAGTTTAATTTCAGTGGACACTGCATAGCCTTACTCAATCCCAAATACGATGAAGAGCTGATCGATTCCAAAAGTGATGTACAAGTGCATTATAACCGTGCATACATCGAACATTTAAGAAGAAAAACGGTATACGGAAACAATATTGTCCTGAACTTTTACATCGACGATCTGAACGAGGAATATAAGAGAATCAAAGAACTGAATATTGGCAAGCTATCGGATATCATGTACATCAACATCTCATCGCCTTATTATCATTTTATCGTCGATGACCCTGATGGAAACACCATCGAGATCACTGGGAGCTATACTGAGCAATAGGTAGTTAATAATATTTTTGTGAGTTAAGTTCTATGCTACGATACCTATTCTTTAAGCCTTGTATCAACTTTGTAATAAGTTTGTTCTATGATTGGGTTAGGAGGTAGTTATGATACTAAAAACCAAGCAGTTGAAAAAGCATTATTCTCAATCGGAACATGTTGTCAGAGCACTTGATGGTGTTGATATTTCTATTAAAAAAGGTGAGTTTGTAGCAGTTGTCGGTAAGTCGGGCAGTGGTAAGAGTACACTCCTACATATGTTAGGCGGACTTGATAAGCAGACGGAGGGTGAGGTCATTATCGACAACACCTCGATCAAGGATATGAAACCGGATGAACTGACGGTTTACAGAAGACGCAATATCGGTTTTGTGTTTCAGAGCTACAATCTGATTCCGACGCTTAATGTTTATGAAAACGTGACACTCCCGCTTGCACTTGACGGTGTGAAGGTGGATGAGGCTCATATTGAAACTATTTTTGAGATGCTTGGCATTTCGGACAAGATCTACAGCTTGCCATCCCATTTGTCGGGTGGTCAACAGCAGCGTGTCGCGATTGCCAGGGCTCTGGCGACTAAGCCTTTGATTCTTTTAGCAGATGAGCCGACAGGCAACCTTGACAGCCACACAAGTCAGGAAGTGATGGGACTCCTTAAGCTGTCGAGTGAGAAGTTCAATCAAACGGTGGTCCTTATCACCCACAACTTAGAAATCGCTCAGATGGCGGACCGCGTTGTCCACATCGAAGATGGGAAGGTTGTCTGATGATTAAAAACAATAATTCCTCAATCATCAACAAGATGATCATCAATAGCCTGATCAACCATAAGGCGAGGTCTGTGATGACCATGCTTTCGGTCATCCTGACCTGTGTGCTGTTGACCAGTGCGTTCACAATTACTGCGAGTTTGATCGATTCAAGTGAAAAATCAATGGCGCTTCAAGTAGGATCAAGCGCTCATGGTGGATTCAAGCGGTTAACGGAGCAGCAGGTAGATTTGCTTAAGGACCATCACCTTGTTAAAGCCTATGGTGTTTCGACCATCTTGGGTATAGTGGAGGATGAGCGCTTAATCAAGCGGTCGATTGAAGTCAGAACGATGGATGAAAACTATAGGAGACAAGCCTTTGTTAGTGTGGATGGGGATCTGCCTGTAGCAAAGGATGAAATCATTCTTGATACGATCACTTTGGATTTATTGGATTTGCCTCATGAACCTGGTCAAAACGTCACACTCCAATTGCAGATTGGCGATGAAGTCAATTCGTATGATTTGAAGCTTATCGGGGTATATGAAGGGAACATCTATAGCCACACCAGCTTTTTGATCATGTCCGAGGCATTTAAGGCAAGTGTCGTCACGGATGGAATCGGACCAAACATGCTGGGTGCCAATGATTTAGGTATTGAGTTCGCAAATAAGTTCAATACATCAAATAAGTTTGAGAAGATGATCAGCGACAAGGGGATGAACCCTGATGAAATAAAGTATGGTACGAACTGGGCATATGTTGGCGATATCAGTCATATTCAAATAAAGGATTTAATCTCCTATGGCTTATTGATAGGCATGTTGATGATGAGCGGCTATCTTATTATCTATAACATTTACCTGATTGCCGTACAAAAGGATATCAATTACTACGGCTTGCTGAAAACAGTAGGTACCACTCAGAAGCAAATTAAAAAAATAGTATTTGGACAAGCGATGTATCTGTTGATACTCAGCCTACCTGTAGGTCTTGCCATCGGCTACTTTTTTGGTGTGAAATTCACACCTCTTGTCCTTGAAACTTTGAATCTTCAGACCATAAAAATCTCCTTCAATGGCTTGATTTTTCTTGTGTCGGGCGTTTTAACCACACTTACGGTACTGCTCAGCTGTGCCATTCCCGCTAAAGTCGCATCGGGAGTTTCGCCGATTGAGGCTGTCAAATCAGTCGAGGTAAACTATAAGTATGTGAAGCAAAGCAAACGGAGAAAACAAGGCAATAGAATCCATCAGATGGCATGGCAGAATCTTTTTAGGGTCAAAAGAAAAGCGATTATGGTGGTCATGTCTTTAAGCTTAAGTCTTCTAGTGCTGAATGGCGCACTCATGCTAGTGGCCAGTGTGGACCCCAAGGAGCATTTAGACCGCATTATCGGTTCGGATTACCTTATTGGTAATGCCCAGTATTTTACTTACAATAATGATGGAAGAACACTTTCTGATTCGTTACTAGATGATATTGATGAACTGGGAGTCGTAACGCATGCCTTTTCAGTAGAGGAGCATATCGTCAGACTTGCGGACCAAACACTTGATATAGAAGTCTACCATGCGGATACGTTTGTTCTAGAAAAATTGACTGATTATGTGATAAAAGGAGAAATCGGAACCTCGCTTGAACCTGATCAGATTGTAATAGACAGCTTGTTTTTTGATGATGAAGGTAGGAAAGAGGTGCCGGTTAAGTTGGGTGATAGCCTTCAAATAGAAGGAAAAGAATACGAAATCGTTGCAGTGGTAGACGAACTGCCCTTATACCTGTACGATCAAAGTTATACCTCGGGCACGCTACAAGGGTTTATCCATTCGGACGATACTGTACCTGCGATGACTGTCATGGTAGAAGGGGATATGGAATCTTCCAAAGAGGCACTTTTAAAAATGTACCCGTATATCGTGATAAAATCAAGGTTTGACTACATTGAAGAAATCAAGGGATTCCTTACGATGATAAGAATGGTCGGCTACAGCTTAAGCGGCATTTTGGCACTGATTGGAATCATGAATTTCATCAATATGACAAGTACGGGCATACTGGTTAGAAAACGCGAGTTCGCTGTGATGCAGTCCGTAGGCATGACCAGCAGTCAGCTAAAAGGTATGCTGTACTTTGAAGGGCTTTATGTGCTGCTACTTGCTGTGGGTGTGACAACCGTCCTATCGATACCGCTAGGCATGATGGTGGTCGGCAAGGTCATGTTCAGGCAGGGGCTGCCTCTTGTCGGTTTATGCGTCATCTATTATGTGATTGTCGCATCTGTACCTAGATTCAGCTTTAAAGTGTTTAACAGTGACAGTCTCATGCAAAGACTTAACGTTGTAGAATAGGAGTTCTTATGGCTAAAATCTTAATTGTTGAAGATGATTTGGATATAAACGACGGCCTGACCTATGCCCTTTCGAAAGAAGGGCATTTTGTCGTTCAGAGTTTTGGAAAAGAGGTCATCAACGACTTCAACTACGATCTTGCGATACTCGATGTCAATCTGCCTGGAACAGACGGATTCACACTTTCAAAATGTTTCAAGTGCCCGATTCTGTTCTTAACGGCAAAGAACTTGGAAGAGGACATGTTAAATGGATTTAGTCTAGGATGTGAGGATTATATCACCAAACCCTTCTCACTGCCTGTATTAAAGGAGAGGGTGAATGTGATCATAAGGAGAAACACCCGGACGAGCACTTATGCGATTAAAGGACTAAGCTATGATAAGGATAGGTGTCAACTTGAAATTGACAGTGCACCTGTAAAACTTACAAAGCGGGAGCACCAGATCTTAAGCTATCTGATTGCGGCGCGTGGCAAGGTTGTAACCAAAGGCATGCTGCTGGAAGGCATATGGGATGTGGACGGAGAGTTTGTCAATGAGGGGACGGTGAGTGTGACGGTCAACCGACTTCGTAAGAAGATGGACCCTGACGGTAGATGGATTCAAACGATCTTTGGCATCGGATATAAATGGAGCGAATCAAATGAAAATTATTGACGTTTGCATCGCCTTAACGGTTTTTATTGTTCTCGTGATTTTGTTTTTACTCGCAACGCCGCTGAAGTACCCTTTAAGTGTCCTTATTGTGGCGCTTTTGCTACTACAGGGCTATAAGACACATTGGATCAAGGGAGCGCTTCAGAGCGAGATGGTATCCTTGAGTGATCAAGTGCAAAGCCTGATCGATGGCAAGGAAATCGAATCGGGTGCGGTGGCATCAGATGACCTAGTGTCGAAGCTGCAACATCAAATGCTGAAGTTCAGTGACCAAATAAGGGTCATGCAGCGTAAGGAAACGGACGAAAGAACACGTCTACAGGCGCTTATCGGAGACATATCCCACCAGCTTAAAACGCCACTGACCAATATGAAGATGTATCAGAGTCTTTTTTTAGAAACGAATGAAGATGCGTTTTTAGAAAAAATCATCAGGCAGACTGAAAAACTGGAGTGGCTTGTCGAATCCCTGATGAAGCTTTCTAGAATCGAGTCGGGATGTATCGATGTGACTGTGAAAAATGAGAACATCAACCTGACTCTCTTAGACGTGATTAGTCAGGTTCACCTAAAAGCGAGTAACAAGGACATCATGATTGATTATAAGCCTGAGGATATCCTGATAAGACATGATAAGAAATGGAGTACGGAAGCGATTTTTAATGTGGTGGACAATGCTGTGAAATACAGTCAACGCCAGACTAAAATTTGCTTGAAAGTGACGGAAAACGAAATGTTTCACACCGTACTTGTAAAAGACGAAGGCATAGGTGTCTCATCAGAAGAGGTCAACCATGTATTCAAGCGATTCTACCGGTCAGATACTGCAGATGATCAGGAGGGAATCGGACTTGGACTGTATCTTGCGCAAGAAATCATGCGAAAGCAGGGGGGATACATCTATTGCAAGCCTTGCAGGATAGGCAGTGAGTTTCATTTGAACTTTAGGAAGTAATGACTTTGCTTTCATGAAGGCGTAATGTAAAATTAGTCTTGTAGACTAAAGGACAAGGGGGATATTATGAATAAGAAATTTTTAGAAACACTGATCAAATGCCCGTCGCCATCTGGGGACGAGGTGGCTATACAGAAGCTTTGGATGAATGAACTTAAACCTTATGCCCATAAAATGGAGACAGACTTCTCAGGAAACGCGATCGCTATTTTGAATCCGGAGGCGGCCTTCAAGGTCTTATTGGCAGGGCACTGTGATGAGATTGCGTTTATGGTTCAATACATCGACGATAAGGGCTTTGTCTATGTCAACCGTGCAGGTGGCATCAACCCGAAACTTGCCCTAGGCAGCCGTGTTAGGATCTATGGAAAAGAAGTCGTTAAGGGTGTGGTTTCTGTCAATGCTGAGCATAAAGGAGGCGAAAAGGGAGAGATCAAAGTCGAGGATCTGACGATCGATTGTGGAGCGTCTTCAAAAGACGCTATCAAAGAACTTGTAAGTGTAGGCGACTATGTCATTTACGATATGGATTATGACTATCTGCTGAATAATACGATGTCTGCCCGTGCCCTAGACAACCGGTCTGGTGCCTTTATCGTTGGCGAAGTGATCAAAGCGCTTTCGAAAGAAGATTTGAACGTGGGAGTGTACGGTGTAAGTACCGTCAATGAAGAAACCACAGCAGGTGGTGCACATTTTGCTACTGCACAGATTCAACCCGATATGGCGATTGCTTGTGATGTGACCTTTGCAACAGATGGACCAGGTGCCAACCTTAAAAAGGATGGCGATGTCAAACTTGGCGGCGGTCCTGTTATTTCATATGGGTCACAAATCAATTTTAAGATCAACGACATGATCAAGGCGACTGCGAAAAAATATGAACACAAACTGCAATTTGAATTGACGCCAAATCGCACAGGAACCGATGCGGACAGAATGCGTTTTACCGGCAAGGGTGTACCTGTTGCCCTTATCTCTCTACCCCTGCGCTATATGCACTCCCCTAGCGAAGTGGTCAGCTTAGACGATATTCAAGAAGAGATCAATTTACTTGTAAACATGATCAAAGACATGACTGGTAAAGAAAATCTGAAGCCGCTTGAGTAATCGACCATTCTCTATTGTGGTTGTTTTATCTTTTTAAATTGAGGGTTGACAGATGATAAGATAGCCTTTAGAATGTATCTAAGTTAGTTGATAGTAATTTTCGTTAGACAATTGAATAGATCACTTATCAAGAGTGGTGGAGGGACAGGCCCGATGAAACCCAGCAACCTAATTTCGATTAAGGTGCTAAATCCTGCGGAGAATCCGAGAGATGAGATTATTTTATAAGCTACTCTTTGGAGTAGCTTTTTTAATATCAAAATGGTTGATCATTAAAAATAAACGCTCATAAGCGTTCTTTTTATACTGGTCTAGTGTTAATATATCACATATATGTCAATAGGAGGCATCATGATTACCGTAAACAGGGTTTCAAAAGAGTATAGAACGATCCATCAGAAGGTGCAGGCTGTAAAGGATGTCACACTGACGATTGAAAAGGGTGAAATATTCGGCATTATCGGACTAAGTGGAGCAGGCAAGTCGACGCTTATAAGATTGATCAACGGTCTTGAAGGTTCGGATTCGGGATCGATTGGTGTAGATGATGTCATCATCAATGAATTAACAGAATCGCAGCTGAATGGCAAGCGTAAAGAGATCGGGATGATCTTTCAGCACTTTAACCTTTTGTCTTCAAGAGATGTTCTGGAGAATGTGATGTTTCCCCTTGAAATCGACGGAATGAAAAGGGATGCTGCAAAGCGAAAAGCAATTGAACTATTAGAAAGAGTCGGACTTGGCGATAAGGTTCAGGCTCGCATCAGTCAGTTAAGTGGTGGGCAAAAGCAAAGGGTGGCGATTGCCCGGGCACTTGTCAATCAACCCAAAGTTCTGCTTTGCGATGAGGCGACCAGCGCGCTCGACCCTAAAACAACACTTGAGATCTTAGCGCTGCTTAAAGAGCTGAGAGATCAGTTTGGACTGACAATCATGCTGATCACACATCAGATGGAAGTGATTGAATCGATATGTGATAAGGTCGCATTTATGGAAAACGGATCTATCAACCATATTGAGTCCTTAAATAAGGGCACTAAAGAAAATGAGCGCTTGAAGATCATTACAGATGATTTCTTCAAAATCAAGGCGAGTTAGGAGTTAGTTATGTTTTTAGATTTAA comes from the Fusibacter sp. A1 genome and includes:
- a CDS encoding VOC family protein; this encodes MLNLGSTYLIVKDMEQSIAFYEALLQMKASVLRYDRWTEFNFSGHCIALLNPKYDEELIDSKSDVQVHYNRAYIEHLRRKTVYGNNIVLNFYIDDLNEEYKRIKELNIGKLSDIMYINISSPYYHFIVDDPDGNTIEITGSYTEQ
- a CDS encoding ABC transporter ATP-binding protein — translated: MILKTKQLKKHYSQSEHVVRALDGVDISIKKGEFVAVVGKSGSGKSTLLHMLGGLDKQTEGEVIIDNTSIKDMKPDELTVYRRRNIGFVFQSYNLIPTLNVYENVTLPLALDGVKVDEAHIETIFEMLGISDKIYSLPSHLSGGQQQRVAIARALATKPLILLADEPTGNLDSHTSQEVMGLLKLSSEKFNQTVVLITHNLEIAQMADRVVHIEDGKVV
- a CDS encoding N-acetyltransferase — encoded protein: MLEYYREDEFYLLKNKTESVAAMILQWQDTIFWPEAKPAESGYLHKLCVRRDYAKTGLSTMMIEVAQMECAKKNVMKLRLDTGWQNTALRNLYEKNGFILYDQFVLDGRHEFARYEKRLEENVMIKKCTINELDEAVEFAFSKNQWVEERCRPFLVNEPVENIYADFKKYVETEFYDVLLQYDKDKLVGVTAIFWLVEDNYVSINRGIFAAKDYSVVAKRYLDYIQSNFKGYKYYINTAKEHQKSIDFYHAQGFELLEDAVLYKLDDFSGVSLISGMEELNTSNQDEIYTYLEPGITEDTYWNIERLKQQPEMFIIIGFFFDGLKGVIQARKYKNISVEIVGLEAEETQVKKDLMNALAKTCKDRGFKLIQLYTERQEEVQLGKELGYTYFDSNVCFLKKL
- a CDS encoding DUF402 domain-containing protein; this translates as MDKKSIQVQSYKHDGKLHYEWGSNIYKEDHEKVILIGLPGRVLNHHTKGRDFILNSVCVEVFYFKEYFNCFFNLNEEGGLEYYVNIGLPIEYENKIITYIDLDVDLEKSADGSWKVVDEDEFLVNQRLYGYSDELVKKVESTRDELLRRIECSEYPFDGTYEKMLINYCEKELDNSMCQMVSTSQRHAFGIKWNLF
- a CDS encoding response regulator transcription factor, encoding MAKILIVEDDLDINDGLTYALSKEGHFVVQSFGKEVINDFNYDLAILDVNLPGTDGFTLSKCFKCPILFLTAKNLEEDMLNGFSLGCEDYITKPFSLPVLKERVNVIIRRNTRTSTYAIKGLSYDKDRCQLEIDSAPVKLTKREHQILSYLIAARGKVVTKGMLLEGIWDVDGEFVNEGTVSVTVNRLRKKMDPDGRWIQTIFGIGYKWSESNENY
- a CDS encoding GNAT family N-acetyltransferase; translation: MKTIESERLILREWSLSDVDDMYEYAANSLVGPNAGWKPHKDKEVSKTIIEMFIQSKEVYAIVLKTTGKVIGGIGLHKRTPDLILVDLNQREIGYVLNPAYWGRGLIPEAVNTLIEFGFKELKLDLIWCGHYKENLKSKRVNEKCGFNYQFKRVEEIKLLGEEREVHYYNIMRSNYSRC
- a CDS encoding M20/M25/M40 family metallo-hydrolase; its protein translation is MNKKFLETLIKCPSPSGDEVAIQKLWMNELKPYAHKMETDFSGNAIAILNPEAAFKVLLAGHCDEIAFMVQYIDDKGFVYVNRAGGINPKLALGSRVRIYGKEVVKGVVSVNAEHKGGEKGEIKVEDLTIDCGASSKDAIKELVSVGDYVIYDMDYDYLLNNTMSARALDNRSGAFIVGEVIKALSKEDLNVGVYGVSTVNEETTAGGAHFATAQIQPDMAIACDVTFATDGPGANLKKDGDVKLGGGPVISYGSQINFKINDMIKATAKKYEHKLQFELTPNRTGTDADRMRFTGKGVPVALISLPLRYMHSPSEVVSLDDIQEEINLLVNMIKDMTGKENLKPLE
- a CDS encoding ABC transporter permease — protein: MIKNNNSSIINKMIINSLINHKARSVMTMLSVILTCVLLTSAFTITASLIDSSEKSMALQVGSSAHGGFKRLTEQQVDLLKDHHLVKAYGVSTILGIVEDERLIKRSIEVRTMDENYRRQAFVSVDGDLPVAKDEIILDTITLDLLDLPHEPGQNVTLQLQIGDEVNSYDLKLIGVYEGNIYSHTSFLIMSEAFKASVVTDGIGPNMLGANDLGIEFANKFNTSNKFEKMISDKGMNPDEIKYGTNWAYVGDISHIQIKDLISYGLLIGMLMMSGYLIIYNIYLIAVQKDINYYGLLKTVGTTQKQIKKIVFGQAMYLLILSLPVGLAIGYFFGVKFTPLVLETLNLQTIKISFNGLIFLVSGVLTTLTVLLSCAIPAKVASGVSPIEAVKSVEVNYKYVKQSKRRKQGNRIHQMAWQNLFRVKRKAIMVVMSLSLSLLVLNGALMLVASVDPKEHLDRIIGSDYLIGNAQYFTYNNDGRTLSDSLLDDIDELGVVTHAFSVEEHIVRLADQTLDIEVYHADTFVLEKLTDYVIKGEIGTSLEPDQIVIDSLFFDDEGRKEVPVKLGDSLQIEGKEYEIVAVVDELPLYLYDQSYTSGTLQGFIHSDDTVPAMTVMVEGDMESSKEALLKMYPYIVIKSRFDYIEEIKGFLTMIRMVGYSLSGILALIGIMNFINMTSTGILVRKREFAVMQSVGMTSSQLKGMLYFEGLYVLLLAVGVTTVLSIPLGMMVVGKVMFRQGLPLVGLCVIYYVIVASVPRFSFKVFNSDSLMQRLNVVE
- a CDS encoding class I SAM-dependent methyltransferase, with the protein product MESEKIIRENHDVLTMLDELLEEREQQWWDDFYKNRNRKVPFFKDCPDDNLVKLIDSLDEKPKSALDIGCGNGRNSLYLKSHKIKVTGIDISKESIQWASEKNDKNDPTKAEFETVSFFDFKPPVTHYDFIYDSGCLHHIKPHRRPEYLAKIASLLPADGLFALNCFNLMVGANLSDYDVYRNNSMSGGLGYSKEKLTSILEDHFKIISFEQMTSNNNDKTMNLDILWYVIMKRKD
- a CDS encoding sensor histidine kinase KdpD; the encoded protein is MKIIDVCIALTVFIVLVILFLLATPLKYPLSVLIVALLLLQGYKTHWIKGALQSEMVSLSDQVQSLIDGKEIESGAVASDDLVSKLQHQMLKFSDQIRVMQRKETDERTRLQALIGDISHQLKTPLTNMKMYQSLFLETNEDAFLEKIIRQTEKLEWLVESLMKLSRIESGCIDVTVKNENINLTLLDVISQVHLKASNKDIMIDYKPEDILIRHDKKWSTEAIFNVVDNAVKYSQRQTKICLKVTENEMFHTVLVKDEGIGVSSEEVNHVFKRFYRSDTADDQEGIGLGLYLAQEIMRKQGGYIYCKPCRIGSEFHLNFRK